From Calothrix sp. PCC 6303, a single genomic window includes:
- a CDS encoding eIF2A-related protein, with product MVGKHPAAESIVAGNERALKSLQRAIAFSQGEFSLCLVCCNYGVLRDRVIQQLRQNEEPGDSLNLAQVFLPSSGMSLYSTIHNQLGDNHTDALLILGLESVASLDDMLRTINQMRDEFRKRHQFPMVFFVNDELLGKLRRFAPDFTSWAATPIRFEMTTLELRGLLQAKTDALFAEILDIQNTVERKRDFHTTLGEIWDYSSYEFRCAIRELQNRGIDLEPELDASLAFVAGLDDYASDRVDHAIAYFQISLKYWQTQTDNQPIPSPQFPPIPPSPQMLRQGVVIYYIGLCYLRLAERTHPEHRQRWQQAKSYFQRCLHVFELAQREDLMAQFIGQLAEVLQQLEEWDELEKVAKQSQHLHETYGSHMHMACDYGFLARVAEKKKQWMQASQYARVALWQLYEAKNKNDIQENLFPWLLGQIYRLTLAQVLRELGEAKIAQEQLDLATEELNTALENSDYRYDALRYIRLLRGMRSLYFQAGLYLEAFYIRQRRRSVEQQYGLRAFVGAERLQPQRQATSPVFGSPVPDGSVALEITASGRERDVNNLISRISRPDHKITVIHGPSGVGKSSTVTAGLVPALQQQAIGDQMAIPIVLSVYTDWIKELTKAVTDNSQSKIFDNHNKIGQDFQSLKIFKPIPLTHSKLKHGSVSQVTPVNSTAKIIQQLEENGRNSIITVLIFDQFEEFLFSCVNSAKQQEFDRFLRDCLNVAFVKVILSLREDYLHHLLEFKHLASVEPINNNILDKNIRYELKNFSREDAKAVIQRLTARNPELYGMRQPSGYTPQAVSHLEPELIDAIVEDLSTELGEVRPIELQVVGAQLQDERIVSLEKYQQYRPNKLIERYIRELIRDCGKENEQAALLVLYLLTDENKGRPFKTRAELAAELEDLENVEKLELVLEILVRSGLVVLFPDVPERYQLIHDYLVHLIRYIQQAEFSLQEQVRKLRQQVQSREQEVAKLESELRRNKQLVKQQETQIQPGADLLTELRELRKREELSRTISERLVAELEQQKLQGELIEKEKQQINQGKVNRILKTALAASIFGILALSVSIGMAVYQGRRTAITATLAASASSEALFNLGHDIDAVEEGLRAGYKLQTVYSADIITQQSVKTALYQAVYGMGIREVNRINGHVGEINSIAFSPNSSLIASASNDYTIKLWQANGKELHTLRSHKKRVSSVAFSPDGKTIVSGSADSLVKLWDINGNLIRTFTPHGGVVSSVAFNPVDKIIASGSIDETIRFWNSQGKILETISVKDGGVRSLAWSPDGQILASANNNGTVKLWGRDGKLLATSKRHTDPVLVLAWAPNGKTLVSGGLDQKINLWQRDGKWLRTLSGHRGGVTGITFSPDSQTIVSSSNDKTIKLWTLDGVLQETIKISNSWMNTVTFSPNGKTLGLGSRDAVISLWSWQYAPLKKISAHKGYINKLSISPQGDLIASAGKDGTAKIWDMQGKFLHLLTQEKSEVLDVSFSPDGKTLTSADKDGGIKLWSRDGKLIRTFTGHKKAVYTVGWSSDGKFLASASGDTTIKLWNPQGQEISTLSGHTDPVNWVSFSPNGQIIASASDDKTVKLWTLDGKLIKTLTGHKRPVFAVAWSSDGKNLASASIDSTVRLWDSEGKEKKIFKSGGESSINVGFSPDGQTIFTANSEKLQLWNLKGALKIAIKADWDEFTSINFTPDGKTIVSGNANGEIVFRDTVDLELESLLKQGCSFLKDYLDNNSILASSDADAGKQRSLCPIKN from the coding sequence ATGGTTGGAAAACACCCAGCAGCAGAAAGTATCGTAGCCGGAAACGAGCGCGCTCTCAAAAGTTTGCAAAGAGCGATCGCATTTTCCCAAGGAGAGTTTTCTTTGTGTTTGGTGTGCTGTAACTATGGGGTATTACGCGATCGCGTAATCCAACAACTGAGGCAAAACGAGGAACCAGGGGACAGCTTAAATTTAGCTCAGGTGTTTCTACCATCCAGCGGGATGAGTTTGTATTCCACCATCCATAACCAATTGGGTGATAATCATACGGATGCATTACTAATTTTGGGTTTGGAGTCGGTGGCATCGTTAGATGATATGCTGCGAACCATCAATCAGATGCGGGATGAATTTCGCAAAAGGCACCAATTCCCGATGGTGTTTTTTGTGAATGATGAATTACTTGGGAAATTGCGGCGATTTGCCCCCGATTTTACCAGTTGGGCAGCAACTCCGATTCGCTTCGAGATGACAACATTAGAATTACGGGGACTACTCCAGGCAAAAACCGATGCATTGTTTGCCGAAATCTTAGATATTCAAAACACAGTTGAGCGCAAGCGTGATTTCCACACTACGTTAGGGGAAATCTGGGACTACAGCAGCTATGAGTTTCGCTGTGCAATTAGAGAATTACAAAATCGTGGGATTGATTTAGAGCCAGAATTAGACGCTTCATTGGCATTTGTGGCAGGTTTAGATGATTATGCTAGTGATCGCGTTGATCATGCGATCGCGTATTTTCAAATCAGCCTCAAATATTGGCAAACCCAAACAGACAATCAACCAATTCCTTCCCCACAGTTTCCCCCTATTCCCCCATCTCCCCAGATGTTGCGGCAAGGAGTAGTAATTTATTACATTGGCTTGTGTTATCTACGTTTAGCTGAACGTACCCACCCAGAACATCGTCAACGGTGGCAGCAAGCAAAATCTTATTTTCAACGCTGTCTACATGTGTTTGAATTGGCACAGCGTGAAGATTTGATGGCTCAATTTATTGGGCAGTTGGCAGAGGTTTTACAGCAACTAGAAGAATGGGATGAGTTAGAGAAGGTAGCAAAACAATCACAGCATCTCCATGAAACCTATGGTAGCCACATGCATATGGCATGTGATTATGGATTTTTGGCACGGGTAGCTGAGAAAAAAAAACAGTGGATGCAGGCAAGTCAATATGCCAGGGTTGCCCTGTGGCAGTTGTATGAAGCCAAGAATAAAAATGATATTCAAGAAAACCTCTTTCCCTGGTTATTGGGACAAATATATCGCTTAACCCTGGCTCAGGTATTGCGAGAATTGGGAGAGGCGAAAATCGCCCAAGAACAACTAGATTTAGCCACTGAAGAACTAAATACAGCTTTAGAAAACAGTGATTACCGTTACGATGCCTTGAGATATATTAGGCTTTTGCGGGGAATGCGATCGCTCTATTTCCAAGCAGGGCTATATTTGGAAGCATTCTATATCCGACAACGCAGACGTTCTGTAGAGCAACAGTACGGCTTACGGGCATTTGTTGGGGCAGAACGTCTCCAACCTCAACGCCAAGCCACAAGCCCTGTATTTGGCTCTCCTGTACCCGATGGCAGTGTAGCATTAGAAATTACTGCCTCTGGAAGAGAACGGGATGTCAATAATTTAATTTCCCGAATTAGCCGTCCTGATCACAAAATTACCGTAATTCATGGACCTTCGGGAGTCGGAAAAAGTTCAACTGTCACCGCTGGATTGGTACCAGCATTGCAACAACAGGCAATTGGTGATCAGATGGCTATACCTATAGTTTTATCTGTTTACACCGATTGGATCAAAGAATTAACCAAAGCAGTCACCGATAATTCCCAATCCAAAATCTTTGACAATCACAACAAAATTGGTCAAGATTTTCAATCCTTAAAGATTTTCAAACCAATTCCTTTAACTCACTCTAAACTAAAACATGGATCTGTTAGCCAAGTTACCCCAGTCAATTCTACAGCTAAAATTATTCAACAATTAGAAGAAAATGGTCGCAATAGCATCATTACAGTTTTGATTTTTGACCAATTTGAAGAATTTCTATTCAGTTGTGTAAATTCTGCAAAACAACAGGAATTTGATCGCTTTTTGCGAGATTGTTTAAATGTGGCATTTGTAAAAGTAATTCTTTCTCTGCGGGAAGATTATCTACATCACCTATTAGAATTTAAACATTTGGCTTCTGTAGAACCCATAAATAATAATATTCTCGATAAAAACATTCGCTACGAATTAAAAAATTTCTCCCGTGAAGATGCAAAAGCTGTAATTCAACGTTTGACGGCACGCAACCCGGAATTATACGGCATGAGGCAACCGTCCGGGTATACTCCCCAAGCTGTATCTCACCTAGAACCAGAACTAATTGATGCTATAGTTGAGGATCTTTCGACTGAATTGGGAGAAGTCAGACCAATTGAATTACAAGTAGTTGGTGCCCAACTTCAAGATGAACGAATTGTCAGTTTGGAGAAGTATCAACAATATCGACCAAATAAATTAATTGAACGTTATATCAGGGAACTAATTCGAGATTGCGGCAAGGAAAATGAACAAGCTGCATTACTAGTTTTATATTTACTCACAGATGAAAATAAAGGTCGTCCCTTTAAAACCCGTGCGGAATTAGCTGCGGAATTGGAAGATTTGGAAAATGTCGAAAAGTTGGAATTAGTTTTAGAGATTTTGGTACGTTCTGGTTTAGTTGTACTTTTTCCAGATGTTCCCGAACGTTATCAACTAATTCATGACTATTTAGTACATCTGATTCGCTACATTCAACAAGCAGAATTCAGCCTCCAAGAACAAGTGAGGAAGCTTCGGCAACAGGTACAAAGCCGGGAACAAGAAGTCGCCAAATTAGAAAGTGAACTGCGTCGAAATAAGCAACTAGTTAAACAACAAGAAACCCAAATTCAACCGGGTGCGGATTTATTAACTGAACTGCGGGAACTGCGAAAACGCGAAGAACTCAGCCGTACCATTAGTGAAAGGTTGGTGGCTGAATTAGAACAGCAAAAACTCCAAGGGGAATTAATCGAGAAAGAAAAACAACAGATTAATCAAGGCAAGGTTAACCGCATTCTCAAAACAGCTTTAGCAGCTTCAATTTTTGGTATCTTAGCTTTAAGCGTCTCCATTGGGATGGCAGTCTACCAAGGTAGACGAACTGCAATTACTGCTACCCTTGCCGCTAGTGCCTCTAGTGAAGCCCTATTTAATTTAGGTCATGATATTGATGCAGTGGAAGAAGGTTTACGGGCTGGATACAAACTGCAAACTGTTTACTCTGCCGATATCATAACTCAGCAAAGTGTCAAAACTGCTTTATATCAAGCTGTTTATGGTATGGGCATTAGGGAAGTTAATCGAATTAATGGACATGTGGGAGAAATTAACTCTATTGCTTTTAGTCCTAATAGTTCTTTAATTGCTTCAGCCAGTAACGATTACACAATTAAATTGTGGCAGGCAAACGGCAAAGAATTACACACTTTGCGAAGTCATAAAAAGCGAGTTAGTAGTGTGGCATTTAGCCCTGACGGGAAAACAATAGTCTCAGGAAGTGCTGATAGTTTAGTGAAGTTGTGGGATATTAATGGCAATTTAATTAGAACATTTACACCTCACGGTGGTGTGGTTAGTAGCGTTGCTTTTAATCCTGTTGATAAAATTATCGCCTCCGGTAGCATAGATGAAACTATCCGGTTTTGGAATTCCCAAGGAAAAATTCTGGAAACTATCTCAGTTAAGGATGGGGGAGTCAGGAGTTTGGCTTGGTCTCCCGATGGACAGATTTTAGCCTCGGCAAATAATAATGGAACAGTGAAGTTATGGGGTCGTGATGGCAAATTATTAGCGACTTCCAAACGACATACCGACCCAGTATTAGTTCTAGCTTGGGCACCAAATGGTAAAACCCTAGTATCAGGGGGTTTAGATCAAAAAATTAACCTTTGGCAGCGTGACGGTAAATGGTTACGGACATTATCGGGACATCGAGGTGGGGTGACAGGGATTACTTTTAGTCCAGACAGTCAAACTATTGTTTCCAGTAGTAATGACAAAACTATTAAACTTTGGACTCTAGATGGAGTTTTGCAAGAAACCATCAAAATAAGTAACAGTTGGATGAATACTGTTACTTTTAGTCCTAATGGGAAAACTTTGGGTTTGGGAAGTCGAGATGCGGTGATTAGTTTGTGGAGTTGGCAATATGCACCACTGAAAAAAATCTCTGCACATAAAGGCTATATTAACAAGTTGAGTATTTCACCCCAAGGTGATTTAATTGCCTCTGCTGGGAAAGATGGAACTGCAAAAATTTGGGATATGCAAGGAAAATTTTTACATCTTCTCACCCAAGAAAAATCAGAAGTTTTAGATGTGAGTTTTAGCCCTGACGGGAAAACTTTAACTTCGGCAGATAAAGATGGCGGAATTAAATTGTGGAGTCGTGATGGCAAACTAATTAGGACATTCACGGGACATAAAAAAGCTGTGTATACTGTTGGTTGGTCTAGTGATGGTAAATTCCTTGCTTCCGCTAGTGGAGATACAACAATCAAACTCTGGAATCCTCAAGGTCAGGAAATATCTACACTATCTGGACATACTGATCCTGTAAACTGGGTGAGTTTTAGCCCTAATGGTCAAATAATTGCTTCTGCTAGTGATGACAAAACAGTGAAATTGTGGACTCTTGATGGTAAATTAATCAAAACATTAACAGGACATAAGCGTCCAGTATTTGCAGTGGCTTGGTCTAGTGATGGTAAAAACCTTGCCTCTGCTAGTATTGATAGTACAGTTAGGTTATGGGACTCTGAGGGAAAAGAAAAAAAGATTTTTAAGAGTGGTGGTGAAAGCTCGATTAATGTTGGTTTTAGTCCAGATGGTCAAACTATTTTCACAGCTAACTCGGAAAAATTGCAACTGTGGAATCTCAAAGGTGCATTAAAGATTGCCATCAAAGCCGATTGGGATGAGTTTACTAGTATAAATTTTACACCTGATGGCAAAACTATAGTTAGCGGCAATGCCAACGGGGAGATAGTTTTTAGGGACACAGTAGACTTAGAACTCGAAAGTTTACTGAAACAAGGCTGTAGCTTTTTAAAGGATTACTTAGATAATAACTCGATTCTGGCATCAAGTGATGCCGATGCTGGTAAACAACGATCTTTGTGTCCCATAAAAAATTGA
- a CDS encoding P-loop NTPase fold protein, with protein MLKEDLKRFYQASNPSRPLMMGNAVDRQYYIDFAEVRGGKIIEALQRTITRISPDMPTCQLFTGHIGCGKSTELLRLKTELEQEDFHVVYFVSTQVLDVVDLDVTDILLAIAGQVSESLAAMKIQIKPNYFTRLFGEVVDFLQTPIDLGVEAELSVGIAKITAKTKESPKLRRRLRDYLEPRTESILQSINQELLERANKELISRGKKGLVVIVDNLDRVDIRLLPSGRSLPEHLFIDRGEQLSKLNCHVVYTIPLALTFSNDSVQLQHRLGGGIAPKVLPMIPVRHRNGDIFAPGLDLMRDLVLARAFPNIAPGDRLKLITQVFDNQDSLDRLCLVSGGHVRDLLGLLFDCLREQDPPFDRDCVELVIQRHRDFRANPIDKHEWELIFQVVKEQRVRGDIEYHTLLRSLFVFEYRDRQGAWFAVNPVLAETEKFKSWLENTQQQKVS; from the coding sequence ATGCTCAAAGAAGATTTAAAGAGATTCTATCAGGCATCCAATCCGAGCAGACCGCTAATGATGGGAAATGCTGTAGATCGCCAATACTATATCGATTTTGCAGAAGTAAGGGGTGGCAAGATCATCGAAGCGTTGCAGCGCACCATCACCCGGATTTCGCCGGATATGCCAACGTGTCAGTTATTTACAGGTCATATTGGATGTGGAAAATCCACCGAATTGTTGCGACTCAAAACTGAGTTGGAACAAGAAGATTTTCATGTCGTCTATTTTGTTTCCACCCAAGTTTTGGATGTGGTGGATTTAGATGTTACGGATATTTTGCTAGCCATCGCAGGACAGGTGAGTGAGAGTTTGGCAGCGATGAAAATCCAAATCAAACCTAACTATTTCACCCGTTTATTTGGGGAAGTTGTGGATTTTCTACAAACACCGATTGATTTGGGAGTTGAAGCTGAGTTATCGGTGGGAATTGCCAAAATTACGGCTAAAACCAAAGAAAGTCCGAAGTTACGGCGACGTTTGCGGGATTATTTGGAACCCCGTACTGAAAGTATTTTGCAATCTATCAATCAGGAGTTGTTAGAACGGGCAAACAAAGAACTGATTTCTAGAGGTAAAAAGGGATTAGTTGTCATTGTTGATAACTTAGATCGGGTAGATATTCGGCTGTTGCCTTCGGGACGTTCTTTACCCGAACATTTGTTTATCGACAGAGGCGAACAACTCAGCAAACTTAACTGTCACGTAGTTTACACAATTCCCCTCGCCTTAACTTTTTCCAACGATAGCGTGCAACTTCAGCACCGCTTAGGGGGAGGTATTGCCCCGAAAGTGTTGCCGATGATTCCAGTACGTCATCGCAATGGAGATATTTTTGCTCCAGGTTTAGATTTAATGCGAGATTTGGTTTTAGCACGGGCTTTTCCGAATATTGCCCCTGGTGATCGGCTAAAGTTAATTACACAGGTCTTTGATAACCAAGACAGTTTGGATCGGTTGTGTTTAGTTAGTGGTGGTCACGTTCGGGATTTACTAGGGCTGTTATTTGACTGCCTGCGGGAACAAGATCCGCCATTCGATCGTGATTGTGTGGAACTCGTGATTCAACGACACCGAGATTTTCGGGCTAATCCCATTGATAAGCACGAGTGGGAATTAATTTTTCAAGTCGTGAAAGAACAAAGGGTGAGGGGAGACATTGAGTATCACACATTACTACGTAGTTTGTTTGTATTTGAATACCGAGATCGCCAGGGGGCTTGGTTTGCAGTTAACCCAGTTTTAGCCGAGACAGAGAAGTTTAAATCATGGTTGGAAAACACCCAGCAGCAGAAAGTATCGTAG
- the tatC gene encoding twin-arginine translocase subunit TatC → MTNTHDTATASSIELEEYGNSEIDPLDDLPNEVEMSVFDHLEELRRRIFYSLIFLVVSAIACFVFVRPLVQLLEVPAQGIKFLQLAPGEFFFVSFKVAGYTGLLLSSPFILYQIIQFVLPGLTRRERRLILPVMLGSSLLFFGGLVFAYYLLIPAALNFFISYGADVVEQSWSIEKYFEFILSLLFCTGLAFQIPVIQFLLAALGIVKSEQMLSGWRSVIIGAVVLGAIITPSTDPLTQSLLAGAVLVLYFGGIGAVKLIGK, encoded by the coding sequence ATGACTAATACCCATGACACAGCGACAGCATCGAGTATAGAACTCGAAGAATATGGGAATTCTGAGATAGATCCCTTAGACGATCTGCCAAATGAAGTGGAGATGTCAGTTTTCGATCATCTAGAGGAACTGCGACGCAGGATATTCTACTCACTGATATTTTTGGTCGTGAGTGCGATCGCTTGTTTCGTTTTCGTCCGACCTTTGGTTCAGTTACTAGAAGTTCCCGCTCAAGGTATCAAATTTTTACAGCTAGCACCTGGGGAATTTTTCTTTGTTTCTTTCAAAGTCGCAGGTTACACAGGTTTATTGCTATCGAGTCCCTTTATCCTGTACCAAATCATCCAATTTGTTCTCCCTGGGTTAACCAGACGGGAACGCCGCTTAATCCTACCTGTGATGCTAGGTTCCAGCTTGCTATTCTTTGGTGGGTTAGTATTTGCCTACTATTTACTCATACCCGCAGCTTTAAACTTCTTCATCAGTTATGGCGCTGATGTAGTGGAACAATCATGGTCAATCGAAAAATACTTTGAGTTTATTCTCTCATTACTTTTTTGTACCGGATTAGCCTTCCAAATTCCCGTGATTCAATTTCTGCTAGCAGCACTAGGAATTGTCAAATCCGAGCAAATGCTCTCCGGTTGGAGGAGTGTAATTATCGGTGCGGTTGTTTTAGGTGCAATTATTACCCCCTCCACCGACCCGTTAACCCAGAGTTTACTAGCTGGTGCAGTGTTGGTGTTGTATTTTGGGGGAATTGGTGCTGTGAAATTAATTGGGAAGTAA
- a CDS encoding DUF3067 family protein, translating into MTGQELRQLLLDRWGRSYDVQLRRTQGKIFLQIMWKYIEQASFPLSESEYQEHLDSIANYLNAMGGDTQVKIFIQETREKPRLGKAVSVPLDLGERAGEWLID; encoded by the coding sequence ATGACGGGACAAGAATTGCGCCAACTGTTGCTTGATAGATGGGGACGCTCCTATGATGTCCAGTTACGTCGCACACAGGGAAAAATATTCTTACAAATTATGTGGAAATATATAGAACAAGCTTCTTTTCCACTCAGTGAATCAGAATATCAAGAGCATTTGGATAGTATTGCTAATTACTTAAACGCGATGGGGGGAGATACCCAGGTAAAAATATTTATTCAGGAAACGCGGGAAAAACCACGCTTGGGTAAAGCTGTAAGTGTTCCTCTGGATTTGGGGGAACGGGCTGGGGAGTGGCTAATTGATTAG
- the petC gene encoding cytochrome b6-f complex iron-sulfur subunit, producing MAEFSESMDVPDMGRRQFMNLLTFGTVTGVALGALYPVVNYFIPPASGTGGGGAIAKDALGNDVSVSQFLDSHNVGDRVLVQGLKGDPTYIVVESKETITDYGINAICTHLGCVVPWNAAENKFKCPCHGSQYDATGKVVRGPAPRSLALSHAAVQDDKISLTSWTETDFRTEEEPWWS from the coding sequence ATGGCTGAATTTTCAGAATCGATGGATGTTCCCGATATGGGGCGACGCCAGTTCATGAACCTTCTCACATTTGGGACTGTAACTGGTGTAGCTTTGGGAGCATTGTATCCCGTTGTCAATTATTTTATTCCCCCTGCTAGTGGTACAGGTGGTGGTGGAGCGATCGCAAAAGACGCTTTAGGTAATGACGTGAGTGTGAGCCAATTTCTGGACTCCCACAACGTAGGCGATCGCGTTCTCGTTCAAGGGCTGAAAGGCGACCCCACCTACATCGTCGTCGAAAGCAAAGAAACCATCACCGACTATGGAATTAACGCGATTTGTACCCACTTGGGTTGCGTTGTTCCTTGGAACGCGGCAGAAAACAAATTTAAATGTCCTTGCCACGGTTCACAGTATGATGCTACAGGGAAGGTCGTTCGCGGTCCTGCGCCAAGGTCTTTGGCTTTGAGCCATGCTGCCGTTCAAGACGACAAAATCTCACTCACCTCTTGGACAGAAACCGACTTCCGTACCGAGGAAGAACCCTGGTGGTCATAG
- the petA gene encoding cytochrome f: protein MRKATPTAHLSRWTTAITKSLLIAIASVTFFFGSSIAFPQAASAYPFWAQQTYPETPREPTGRIVCANCHLAAKPSEIEVPQSVLPDTVFKAVVKIPYDTNLQQVGADGSKVGLNVGAVLMLPEGFKIAPEDRISEELKKEVGDVYFQPYGDGKDNVLIVGPLPGEQYQEIVFPVLSPNPATDKSIHFGKYPVYLGANRGRGQVYPTGERSNNNQYTAPAAGTITKIAKEEDGDGNVKYAVNIQKESGETVTEKVPAGPELIVSEGQSVKAGDFLTNNPNVGGFGQKDAEIVLQDASRVGWLVAFVCLTMLAQIMLVLKKKQVEKVQAAEMNF from the coding sequence ATGAGAAAAGCCACCCCCACAGCGCACTTAAGCCGCTGGACTACAGCAATTACCAAATCGTTGCTAATTGCGATCGCATCTGTCACATTCTTCTTTGGCAGTAGCATTGCTTTCCCCCAAGCAGCATCAGCTTACCCATTTTGGGCACAGCAAACCTACCCAGAAACCCCCCGCGAACCGACAGGACGAATCGTTTGTGCAAACTGTCACTTGGCAGCCAAACCTTCGGAAATCGAAGTTCCCCAATCTGTACTACCCGACACAGTATTCAAAGCGGTAGTTAAGATTCCCTACGATACCAATCTCCAACAAGTTGGTGCGGATGGTTCTAAAGTAGGTTTAAATGTCGGTGCAGTCTTGATGTTGCCAGAAGGTTTTAAAATTGCTCCAGAGGATCGCATCTCTGAAGAATTGAAAAAAGAAGTTGGTGACGTTTATTTCCAACCCTACGGTGACGGTAAAGATAATGTTCTCATCGTCGGACCATTACCTGGCGAACAATACCAGGAAATCGTCTTCCCTGTTCTTTCTCCTAACCCCGCAACCGATAAAAGTATTCACTTTGGTAAATATCCTGTTTACTTAGGTGCTAACCGTGGACGCGGACAAGTATACCCCACAGGCGAAAGAAGCAACAATAACCAATACACAGCACCTGCTGCTGGTACTATTACCAAAATCGCTAAGGAAGAAGATGGTGATGGTAATGTGAAATATGCAGTTAACATCCAGAAAGAATCTGGTGAAACCGTCACCGAAAAAGTTCCTGCTGGACCAGAGCTAATTGTATCAGAAGGTCAATCTGTAAAAGCTGGTGATTTCCTCACCAATAATCCTAATGTTGGTGGTTTTGGTCAAAAAGATGCCGAAATCGTCCTTCAAGACGCTAGCCGTGTTGGTTGGTTAGTCGCTTTTGTTTGCTTAACCATGTTGGCGCAAATCATGCTTGTTCTGAAGAAGAAACAAGTAGAGAAAGTCCAAGCAGCCGAAATGAATTTCTAG